A single Saccharolobus shibatae B12 DNA region contains:
- a CDS encoding AAA family ATPase produces MLFSVEPKESLTDLFNREDEVRKFLQCVNTERMIIVTGLRRIGKSSLVLAGLNSLNRGYTFVDVRKIYDSVSKRITPDKLYEEIHSSLIKISKMYHLKDILKRFDISLEYPIRISKKEENIEKDLANMFSALNEIGLNNKPIPIVFDEAQYLRFSTVGLKPLLAHIYDYMKGLVLIFTGSEVGLLEDFLGVDDAKSELYGRYYCSIELKPFDEEKSKEFLKKGFEEFNVKVEDSLVNEAVNELDGIVGWLVYFGKLYLEKRRSDVIREVKELGSRLVREELRELVTKSQYYAYIMKAIAILGNARWKNIMDYVITKTGRKVSNTTVSRDLKKLIKMGFIEKRNDEYRIPDPIIRYALLEEDI; encoded by the coding sequence TTGCTATTTAGCGTTGAACCTAAAGAATCTTTAACAGATTTATTTAATAGGGAAGATGAGGTAAGGAAGTTTTTACAGTGCGTGAATACCGAAAGAATGATAATAGTGACGGGATTAAGAAGGATTGGGAAATCGAGCCTAGTATTGGCAGGACTAAATTCTTTGAATAGGGGTTATACATTTGTTGACGTAAGGAAAATTTATGATAGTGTATCAAAGAGAATAACTCCAGATAAACTTTACGAAGAAATACATTCAAGTTTAATAAAAATAAGCAAAATGTATCATTTAAAAGATATACTTAAAAGATTCGACATTTCACTAGAGTACCCTATAAGGATTAGTAAAAAGGAAGAGAATATAGAAAAAGACCTTGCCAATATGTTTTCCGCGCTAAACGAGATAGGGCTTAACAATAAACCAATACCAATAGTATTTGACGAAGCCCAGTATCTCAGATTCTCGACTGTTGGTTTAAAGCCACTATTAGCCCACATTTACGATTACATGAAAGGATTAGTACTAATATTCACTGGTAGTGAGGTAGGGTTACTGGAGGATTTCCTAGGAGTAGATGATGCAAAGTCAGAACTTTACGGCAGATACTATTGCTCCATTGAATTGAAACCCTTTGATGAGGAAAAGTCTAAAGAATTTCTCAAGAAAGGGTTTGAAGAGTTTAACGTAAAAGTTGAGGATAGTCTAGTTAATGAAGCAGTGAATGAGTTAGATGGTATTGTGGGTTGGTTAGTTTATTTTGGCAAACTCTATTTAGAGAAGAGAAGAAGTGATGTAATACGTGAGGTTAAAGAGTTGGGGTCAAGACTAGTAAGGGAGGAATTAAGGGAGTTGGTTACTAAAAGTCAATATTACGCATACATAATGAAGGCCATAGCTATTTTGGGAAATGCGAGATGGAAGAACATCATGGATTACGTAATTACCAAAACTGGAAGAAAAGTCAGTAATACTACAGTTTCTAGAGATCTTAAGAAATTGATAAAAATGGGATTTATAGAGAAAAGAAATGATGAGTATAGAATTCCCGATCCAATCATTAGGTATGCCTTGCTGGAAGAGGATATCTGA
- a CDS encoding pirin family protein: MIRGIDGIIKGRNTMDGAGVKLYRVFGGPDTVDLTDPFLLLDFFGSNKVEEYINGFPWHPHRGIETVTLLFEGKVEHQDSLGNKGTIYPGQVQWMTAGSGIFHQEMPKPLEGTEIPKYNQDPFLVRGLQLWINLPSYKKMTQPVYRDVKSIPKEKFDFGEVSVLAGEFAGIEGPVKVKSDVDPAYIHVKLNGDMKLKVKEGYTVLAYVVDGSAKFAPNSPEIGKGNLVIFTREGDEVKISGNASFIVLSGRPLNEPVAWYGPIVMNTEDQIIEAFEDLRKGTFIKHREVVFE, encoded by the coding sequence ATGATTAGGGGAATAGATGGTATAATTAAAGGAAGAAATACCATGGATGGTGCTGGGGTTAAACTTTACAGAGTGTTTGGCGGACCAGATACTGTGGATTTAACAGATCCTTTCCTATTACTGGACTTCTTCGGCTCAAATAAGGTTGAGGAGTACATTAATGGATTTCCTTGGCACCCGCATAGGGGAATTGAAACTGTAACGCTATTATTTGAGGGAAAGGTGGAACACCAAGATAGTTTAGGTAATAAGGGAACAATATATCCTGGCCAAGTCCAATGGATGACTGCTGGAAGCGGAATATTTCACCAAGAAATGCCAAAACCATTAGAGGGTACAGAGATTCCCAAATATAATCAAGATCCATTCCTGGTAAGAGGATTACAGTTATGGATAAACCTACCATCTTACAAAAAGATGACACAGCCAGTATATAGGGATGTAAAAAGTATTCCTAAGGAGAAGTTCGACTTCGGAGAAGTATCAGTCCTCGCGGGAGAGTTCGCTGGAATTGAGGGACCAGTTAAGGTGAAGAGTGATGTTGATCCCGCATACATACACGTAAAATTGAATGGAGACATGAAGTTAAAGGTAAAAGAAGGATATACTGTATTAGCCTATGTAGTCGATGGTAGTGCTAAGTTTGCTCCCAATTCGCCAGAAATAGGAAAGGGCAATCTAGTGATCTTCACTAGAGAAGGAGATGAGGTTAAAATTAGTGGAAATGCGAGCTTTATAGTATTATCCGGAAGACCTCTAAATGAGCCAGTAGCCTGGTATGGACCAATAGTCATGAACACTGAAGATCAAATAATTGAAGCGTTTGAAGATTTGAGAAAGGGGACTTTCATAAAGCACAGAGAGGTAGTATTTGAATAA
- a CDS encoding sulfurtransferase TusA family protein codes for MTTLKIYKELDLTSSSCAGPIGELSSVVDELREGEAVKVILGDDATKKDITLWSKKRGLKIVQESQEGNKHVLLIAK; via the coding sequence ATGACTACTCTTAAGATATATAAAGAACTTGACTTGACTAGCTCTTCTTGTGCTGGACCTATTGGCGAATTGAGTAGTGTTGTTGATGAGCTTAGAGAGGGTGAAGCAGTAAAGGTTATTTTGGGTGATGATGCTACGAAGAAGGACATAACACTATGGAGTAAGAAGAGGGGTCTGAAGATAGTTCAAGAATCACAAGAAGGTAACAAGCACGTATTATTAATAGCTAAGTGA